The bacterium genomic interval GCATAGCATGTGTGAACACAGTTCGTGAAAGACTTTATTTACTCTTTAGAAAAAAGAATTTCTTGACAAAGAAAATTTATCTCTTCCCCGTAGAGCCAAAACCGCCGCTAGCGCGTTCAGTTGAACCAAGATCATCAAGAGTTGGAGCAGCTTCCAAAGCATTTCCAGTTAAATGTTGTAACACCACAAGTTGGGCAATTTTCTCACCAGCTTCAAACGTCAGAGGTGCTTTTGTAGTATTGTGCATTAGAATTTTAACTTCTCCGCGGTAGGAGCTATCGATCACTCCTGCGGCAGTTAGGCCGCCCTTAACAGCTACGCTGCTGCGGTCGCGCACGATCCCAACAAAGCCTTGCGGGATCGCCAGATGCAGTCCAGTTTCAATCAGGGTTTTTTCGCCAGGAGCAATGCTGACAACTTTTAAACAGCGGATATCGAATCCGGCGTCACCTTGACGTGGCGAACTAAAATTAATTCCTATCTTCTTAGCTTCTTCAGTCAGGAAAAATGTAAAGGTTGGTTCCATCATGGGTACTTGATAGCATCGTTTGGAACAACTGTCGATTAGAGGCTTTAGCTCCATGGTTAGCTCTATTGCGCGGGGTTAATGCTTATAGCCGAGAAAAAATCTACAGTCATTGCGAGATTGCGCCAGCAGTTGTGGCAATCTGTTGACTAAAAAACACGTTTTTCTAGAGAGATTACACTTCCAACTACATTATCGTCCAGATTTATCGATTTGTTGCGTGCGATTGGAAATATTTATGGCTTCGCCACTGCATTGAGAATATGCCCGTTTGCTTAGGAAAGTTACCCTGTACCAAAAGTTCAAACCCCATACTAGTTATCAACTGCCATTAATTTCAATAAGTTACAAAAGAGGATAGCACCAGTTAGTTAGGGGACAATGCCATGACTGAGAGCTTTTTTAATACTTTAAAAGTGGAGCGGATTCATCAGATGGATTATCCTTCTCGTGAAGCCGCCACGGCAGATATCGGTGGCTACATCGAGAACTTTTATAACTCCAGGCGACGACATTCG includes:
- the dut gene encoding dUTP diphosphatase — encoded protein: MMEPTFTFFLTEEAKKIGINFSSPRQGDAGFDIRCLKVVSIAPGEKTLIETGLHLAIPQGFVGIVRDRSSVAVKGGLTAAGVIDSSYRGEVKILMHNTTKAPLTFEAGEKIAQLVVLQHLTGNALEAAPTLDDLGSTERASGGFGSTGKR
- a CDS encoding IS3 family transposase, with translation MTESFFNTLKVERIHQMDYPSREAATADIGGYIENFYNSRRRHS